The Phoenix dactylifera cultivar Barhee BC4 chromosome 9, palm_55x_up_171113_PBpolish2nd_filt_p, whole genome shotgun sequence genome window below encodes:
- the LOC103713782 gene encoding sulfite exporter TauE/SafE family protein 3-like: protein MEVKWRNKWLWPAVVMSLSFLLTAAMASAERGPKSEALGDDSFVEEEMGASDYALKVANFLWQPNESSYQHVWPPMKFGWKIIVGSIIGFFGAAFGSVGGVGGGGIFVPMLTLIIGFDPKSSTAISKCMIMGAAGSTVYYNLKLKHPTLDMPIIDYDLALLFQPMLMLGISIGVAFNVLFADWMVTVLLIILFLGTSSKAFMKGVETWKKETLMKKEAAKRAETSGSEEIEYKALPTGPGNTKEPKTRRSEVSVLQNVCWKELGLLVFVWMAFLALQIMKEYTSNCSKSYWILNLLQIPVSVGVTSYEAVSLYRGKRVISSKGDEETNWRILQLFLYCATGVLAGVVGGLLGLGGGFILGPLFLELGIPPQVSSATATFAMTFSSSMSVVEYYLLKRFPVPYAAYFVAVVTVAAFIGQHVVRKLINILGRASLIIFILAFTIFVSAISLGGVGISNMIQKIQRHEYMGFENLCKYQA from the exons ATGGAGGTGAAATGGCGGAACAAGTGGTTGTGGCCGGCGGTGGTGATGAGTCTGAGCTTCCTCCTGACGGCGGCGATGGCCTCGGCGGAGCGAGGACCGAAGTCTGAGGCGTTGGGAGATGATAGTTTCGTCGAAGAAGAGATGGGTGCTTCGGACTACGCTCTAAAGGTGGCAAATTTCTTGTGGCAGCCCAACGAATCTTCTTACCAACATGTCTGGCCG ccGATGAAATTTGGCTGGAAAATAATCGTGGGATCGATCATTGGGTTCTTTGGAGCGGCCTTCGGCAGCGTTGGAGGTGTCGGTGGAGGTGGGATTTTTGTTCCCATGCTTACGCTGATCATAGGGTTCGACCCGAAATCGTCAACAGCTATATCAAAAT GTATGATCATGGGTGCGGCGGGGTCAACTGTATACTACAATCTTAAGCTCAAGCATCCAACTCTAGATATGCCCATCATTGATTATGACCTGGCCTTGCTTTTCCAACCAATGCTCATGCTCGGAATTAGCATTGGAGTTGCTTTTAACGTACTGTTTGCTGATTGGATGGTGACAGTTCTTCTAATCATCCTCTTCTTAG GAACATCATCCAAGGCATTTATGAAGGGTGTCGAGACATGGAAGAAAGAGACATTGATGAAAAAG GAGGCTGCGAAACGTGCAGAGACAAGTG GAAGTGAAGAAATTGAGTACAAAGCTCTCCCTACCGGTCCAGGCAATACGAAGGAGCCCAAGACTCGTCGATCCGAG GTTTCAGTTCTTCAGAATGTCTGTTGGAAGGAGCTTGGCCTTCTGGTGTTTGTATGGATGGCATTCCTTGCACTGCAGATTATGAAG GAATATACTTCAAATTGTTCAAAATCATATTGGATTTTGAATTTGCTGCAG ATCCCAGTCTCTGTGGGAGTCACTTCATATGAAGCAGTTAGTTTATACAGAGGAAAGAGAGTGATTTCATCGAAAGGAGATGAAGAAACTAACTGGAGAATTCTTCAGCTATTTCTATACTGTGCAACTGGCGTCCTCGCCGGTGTAGTTGGTGGACTGCTTGGGCTTGGGGGAGGGTTTATTTTGGGTCCTCTTTTCCTGGAGCTCGGTATTCCTCCTCAG GTATCAAGTGCTACAGCAACTTTTGCCATGACGTTTTCCTCATCCATGTCTGTTGTAGAATACTACCTCTTAAAACGTTTCCCCGTTCCATATG CTGCTTACTTTGTTGCTGTGGTAACTGTTGCTGCCTTCATAGGCCAACATGTGGTGAGGAAGCTGATTAACATACTTGGGAGGGCATCCCTCATAATTTTCATCCTAGCTTTCACTATTTTTGTTAGTGCCATCTCATTAG GGGGAGTTGGTATCTCAAACATGATTCAGAAGATCCAACGGCACGAGTACATGGGGTTTGAGAACCTCTGCAAGTACCAAGCCTAG